One Bradyrhizobium sp. CCGB12 genomic window carries:
- a CDS encoding ABC transporter ATP-binding protein: MTLDITDLVAGYGDITVLRGVTCSVSANSVVALLGANGAGKTTTLNAISGLQANVSGGTIRLEGNDITRMPAHERVEAGIAHVPQGRQLFAFMSVRENLELGGYAPRARGHEKDALDRVLSIFPRLKERLGQQAGSLSGGEQQMCAIARGLMSKPRYLLLDEPSLGLAPIVVKQVMAVIGQIVAQGIGILLVEQNVALALKQAQYAYVLEQARIAIEGPAAALQDDDRVRKAYLGL; the protein is encoded by the coding sequence ATGACGCTCGATATAACCGATCTCGTTGCCGGCTATGGCGACATCACCGTATTGCGCGGTGTCACTTGTTCGGTGTCGGCCAATAGCGTTGTCGCGTTGCTCGGAGCCAATGGTGCGGGCAAGACCACCACGCTGAACGCGATCTCCGGCCTGCAAGCTAATGTCTCTGGCGGCACGATCCGGCTGGAAGGCAACGATATTACGCGTATGCCGGCCCATGAGCGGGTCGAGGCAGGCATTGCCCATGTTCCGCAGGGCCGCCAGCTCTTCGCCTTCATGAGCGTGCGCGAGAATCTTGAACTCGGAGGCTACGCACCGCGGGCGAGGGGACACGAAAAGGACGCGCTTGACCGCGTCCTTTCCATTTTTCCTCGGCTCAAGGAGCGGCTCGGCCAACAGGCTGGCTCGCTGTCTGGCGGCGAGCAGCAGATGTGCGCAATCGCGCGCGGCCTGATGTCGAAGCCGCGCTACCTGCTGCTCGACGAGCCCTCGCTCGGTCTGGCCCCGATTGTAGTCAAGCAGGTCATGGCCGTCATCGGCCAGATTGTGGCACAAGGCATCGGCATTCTGCTCGTGGAGCAGAATGTCGCCCTGGCTCTCAAGCAGGCGCAGTACGCCTACGTGCTGGAGCAGGCCAGGATCGCGATCGAGGGCCCCGCCGCCGCTCTTCAGGACGATGATCGGGTCCGAAAGGCATATCTCGGCCTTTGA
- a CDS encoding SDR family NAD(P)-dependent oxidoreductase produces the protein MDLKLAGKVALVTGASVGLGRAIAQTLAEVGCRLAIVARREDRLRNAADEIAASGRERPLVIVADITQHDAAPRIRDEVLAAFGRLDILVNNAGGSRPFDGLGTREQWDEAMALNFHAGRELAHAFVPIMQVQKFGRIINLTGGDEPLALNGGIPPNGATHIWAKSLSRVVGKDGITVNSIPPGRLHSEQIDQKLLPTEESQRKWVAENCPAGYIGEPEDLAVLVAFLASPLARYITGQVIHVDGGARRFSH, from the coding sequence ATGGATCTCAAGCTCGCCGGCAAGGTCGCGCTTGTCACCGGTGCCAGCGTTGGCCTCGGCCGCGCGATCGCGCAGACGCTTGCCGAAGTGGGATGTCGCCTTGCAATCGTGGCCCGGCGAGAAGACCGCCTGAGAAATGCGGCGGACGAGATTGCGGCTTCTGGACGCGAGCGGCCGTTGGTGATCGTCGCAGATATCACGCAGCACGACGCCGCCCCGCGTATCAGAGATGAGGTGCTTGCCGCTTTCGGCCGGCTCGACATCCTCGTCAACAATGCCGGCGGTTCGCGGCCCTTCGACGGGCTGGGCACGCGTGAGCAATGGGATGAGGCCATGGCGCTTAATTTTCATGCCGGTCGGGAGCTCGCCCACGCCTTCGTGCCCATCATGCAGGTTCAGAAATTCGGCCGGATCATCAATCTGACCGGGGGCGATGAGCCGCTGGCATTGAATGGCGGCATTCCACCCAATGGGGCCACCCACATCTGGGCAAAGTCGCTCTCCCGTGTCGTCGGCAAGGATGGGATCACGGTCAATTCGATCCCGCCCGGCCGGCTACACTCCGAGCAGATCGATCAGAAATTATTGCCGACCGAGGAGTCTCAGCGCAAATGGGTCGCGGAGAATTGTCCTGCTGGCTATATCGGCGAGCCGGAAGATCTCGCAGTGCTTGTCGCCTTTCTTGCCTCGCCACTTGCCCGTTACATCACGGGCCAGGTAATCCACGTTGACGGAGGTGCGCGACGCTTCTCGCACTAG
- a CDS encoding alpha/beta hydrolase — protein MGDRSTQPTWDPLVLAGQLHSVAKQSQLLMQRFATSQADATKVGMGDTSTLGFDFVDLMTRMMSDPTPVAKAQIDLFNDSMAVWKSAAESMWLTRPCESDKLKDKRFKHPDWTENAVFNYVKESYLVAAKAILSTVRDVKGMDDATARKVDFYTRQFVDAISPSNFVATNPEVLKATLESGGQNLLRGLDNLLSDLGRGEGRLSITMTDMKAFRLGENIATTPGKIVFQNNLMQLIQYAPSTSDVRKRPLLIIPPWINKFYVLDLQPKNSLIKWAVDQGHTVFVISWVNPDEKLAEKGFEDYMLEGPVAALDAIKRATGEEEVNAIGYCLGGTLLASTAAYLAANEDGRIASATYFVTLVDFAEVGDMAVFIDQGQLATLERRMRERGYLDAQDMATSFNMLRANDLIWSFVVNNYLLGKEQLPFDLLFWNSDSTRMPAAMHSFYLRAMYLENRLSKPGGITLAGTPIDLSRIKIPSFILSTREDHIAPWTSTYAATRLYSGPVKFVLSASGHMAGVISAPGSKYGHWTNDNLPSAPDQWFADATSHRGSWWPVWDEWVSRLDHHRVPAREPGGGNLPVIEDAPGSYVRVRAVAS, from the coding sequence ATGGGAGATCGATCGACGCAACCTACGTGGGATCCTCTTGTTCTCGCCGGCCAACTGCACTCGGTCGCGAAGCAGAGCCAGTTGTTGATGCAGCGGTTCGCCACATCCCAGGCCGACGCCACGAAGGTCGGCATGGGAGACACCTCGACGCTCGGGTTTGATTTCGTCGATCTCATGACAAGAATGATGTCGGACCCGACGCCGGTGGCGAAGGCCCAGATCGACCTCTTCAACGACAGCATGGCGGTGTGGAAATCGGCGGCAGAAAGCATGTGGCTGACGCGGCCTTGCGAGTCCGACAAACTCAAGGACAAACGTTTCAAGCATCCCGACTGGACCGAGAACGCAGTCTTTAACTACGTGAAGGAAAGCTATCTGGTCGCCGCCAAGGCAATCCTTTCGACCGTCCGAGACGTAAAGGGCATGGACGACGCCACTGCTCGAAAGGTCGACTTCTACACGCGTCAGTTCGTCGACGCCATTTCTCCTTCGAACTTCGTCGCCACCAATCCGGAGGTGCTCAAAGCCACGCTAGAGTCCGGAGGACAAAACCTGCTCCGCGGGCTGGACAACCTGCTTTCCGATCTCGGTCGTGGCGAGGGTCGCCTCTCCATCACGATGACCGACATGAAGGCTTTCCGGCTCGGTGAGAATATCGCAACTACTCCCGGGAAGATCGTTTTCCAGAACAATCTGATGCAGCTTATCCAGTACGCTCCTTCGACAAGCGACGTACGCAAGCGGCCTCTCCTCATTATCCCGCCATGGATCAACAAGTTCTACGTCCTCGATCTTCAGCCGAAGAATTCGCTTATCAAGTGGGCGGTCGACCAAGGCCATACCGTCTTCGTCATCTCCTGGGTCAATCCGGACGAGAAGCTCGCCGAGAAGGGTTTCGAAGACTACATGCTCGAGGGTCCAGTCGCGGCCCTGGATGCAATCAAAAGGGCGACCGGCGAAGAGGAGGTCAATGCCATCGGATACTGTCTTGGGGGCACTCTGCTCGCCTCAACCGCCGCCTACCTGGCTGCGAACGAAGACGGCAGGATCGCAAGCGCAACGTACTTCGTGACGCTGGTGGATTTCGCGGAAGTCGGTGATATGGCCGTCTTCATAGATCAGGGGCAGCTCGCAACGCTCGAAAGGCGCATGCGCGAGCGCGGATATCTCGACGCTCAGGATATGGCGACATCATTCAATATGTTGCGGGCCAACGACCTGATCTGGTCCTTCGTCGTGAACAACTACTTGCTCGGCAAGGAGCAGCTCCCGTTCGATCTATTGTTTTGGAACTCGGACTCCACACGGATGCCCGCTGCCATGCATTCATTCTACCTCCGGGCAATGTATCTGGAAAATCGTCTATCCAAGCCCGGCGGCATCACGCTCGCTGGCACCCCGATCGACCTGTCGCGGATCAAGATCCCGTCGTTCATCCTGTCCACGCGCGAAGACCATATCGCCCCATGGACGTCGACCTATGCGGCGACGCGCCTGTATTCCGGTCCCGTCAAATTCGTTCTGTCCGCCTCCGGACACATGGCGGGAGTTATCAGCGCACCGGGCAGCAAGTATGGCCATTGGACGAACGATAATTTGCCGTCTGCCCCAGACCAGTGGTTCGCAGATGCAACCAGTCATCGTGGCTCCTGGTGGCCCGTTTGGGACGAGTGGGTGAGCCGCCTGGATCATCACCGCGTTCCGGCGCGCGAACCGGGCGGGGGCAACTTGCCAGTCATCGAGGACGCTCCCGGCTCCTACGTACGCGTGAGAGCGGTGGCATCCTAG